Proteins co-encoded in one Streptomyces roseochromogenus subsp. oscitans DS 12.976 genomic window:
- the glgC gene encoding glucose-1-phosphate adenylyltransferase encodes MRRGGPSVLGIVLAGGEGKRLMPLTADRAKPAVTFGGTYRLVDFVLSNLVNADILRICVLTQYKSHSLDRHITTTWRMSSLLGNYVTPVPAQQRLGPRWYLGSADALLQSLNLVHDEQPEYVAVFGADHVYRMDPRQMLRQHIEGGAGVTVAGIRVPRAESSSFGVITPGPDGRGVERFLEKPPDPPGLPDDPETVFASMGNYLFTTKVLVEALHRDAEDERSVHDMGGSILPQLTARGEAQLYDFGDNHVPGETSRDQGYWRDVGTLDAYYEAHMDLIAERPAFNLYNRQWPIYTHSNQLSPARFNAGGIAGESIISAGCLIRGQVTRSVLSPGVRVDPGAVVQGSVLHDNVRIGRGAVVRGAVLDKNVEVPPGATIGVNPERDADLYTVSKGGVIALGKGQRVP; translated from the coding sequence ATGCGTCGTGGAGGACCTTCGGTGCTGGGGATCGTACTGGCGGGCGGCGAGGGCAAGCGCCTGATGCCGCTGACCGCCGACCGCGCCAAACCAGCCGTCACCTTCGGCGGCACCTACCGCCTCGTCGACTTCGTCCTGTCCAATCTCGTCAACGCCGACATCCTGCGGATCTGCGTACTGACCCAGTACAAGTCGCACTCCCTGGACCGGCACATCACCACCACCTGGCGGATGTCCAGCCTGCTCGGCAACTACGTCACACCGGTCCCGGCCCAGCAGCGCCTGGGCCCGCGCTGGTACCTGGGCAGCGCCGACGCGCTTCTGCAGTCCCTGAACCTGGTCCACGACGAACAGCCCGAGTACGTGGCCGTGTTCGGCGCCGACCACGTCTACCGCATGGACCCGCGGCAGATGCTCCGGCAGCACATCGAGGGCGGCGCGGGCGTCACGGTGGCCGGCATCCGGGTGCCGCGCGCGGAGTCCTCGTCCTTCGGGGTGATCACACCGGGCCCGGACGGCCGCGGGGTCGAACGCTTCCTGGAGAAGCCGCCGGACCCCCCAGGCCTGCCGGACGACCCGGAGACCGTGTTCGCCTCGATGGGCAACTACCTCTTCACCACCAAGGTCCTCGTCGAGGCGCTGCACCGGGACGCCGAGGACGAGCGGTCGGTGCACGACATGGGCGGCTCGATCCTGCCCCAGCTCACCGCGCGCGGCGAGGCCCAGCTGTACGACTTCGGCGACAACCATGTGCCCGGCGAGACCAGCCGTGACCAGGGCTACTGGCGGGACGTGGGCACCCTGGACGCCTACTACGAGGCGCACATGGACCTCATCGCCGAGCGCCCCGCGTTCAACCTCTACAACCGCCAGTGGCCCATCTACACCCATTCCAACCAACTGTCCCCGGCCCGCTTCAACGCGGGCGGCATCGCGGGCGAGTCCATCATCAGCGCGGGGTGTCTGATCCGCGGTCAGGTCACCCGGTCGGTCCTCTCCCCGGGCGTACGGGTCGACCCGGGCGCGGTCGTCCAGGGCTCGGTGCTGCACGACAACGTGCGCATCGGCCGGGGCGCGGTGGTCCGCGGCGCGGTCCTGGACAAGAACGTGGAGGTCCCGCCCGGCGCGACGATCGGTGTCAACCCGGAACGGGA